From one Brevibacterium sp. 'Marine' genomic stretch:
- a CDS encoding D-alanine--D-alanine ligase family protein: MADNDHRPRVAVLFGGRSSEHSVSCVTAAGVIGAIDSQAFDVLPIGITKTGVWRVVDDWASMRFDPEAMPEVTDDGTEVIPPVSADGAPLLHRDAEGTYTELGAVDVFFPLLHGRFGEDGTLQGLFELSDTAFVGSGVFSSAASMDKHFTKSLMAQAGIPTCPWELVTETMWAADRAEAENRVAGLGLPVFVKPARAGSSMGVSRVAEAADLEAALLGAFEHDSKVIVEPEVSGREVECAVLGSVYDTELRVSAPGEIRVSGDHSFYDFDAKYLDLAAAEVTCPADLDETVTARVRELAASVFRLFDCTGLARVDTFVTDTGDVVINELNTLPGFTPTSAYPFMWAQSGLDYSELIGELISIALIDHSRAK, encoded by the coding sequence ATGGCAGACAACGATCACCGGCCCCGTGTCGCAGTCCTCTTCGGAGGCCGTTCGAGTGAGCACTCCGTCAGCTGCGTCACCGCGGCCGGAGTGATCGGTGCCATCGACTCCCAGGCCTTCGACGTCCTGCCGATCGGCATCACGAAGACCGGCGTGTGGCGAGTCGTCGACGACTGGGCGAGCATGCGCTTCGATCCCGAAGCCATGCCCGAAGTCACGGACGACGGCACCGAGGTGATTCCTCCGGTCTCCGCCGACGGGGCTCCTTTGCTGCACCGGGATGCCGAGGGCACCTACACCGAACTGGGTGCGGTCGACGTGTTCTTCCCTCTCCTGCACGGACGCTTCGGTGAGGACGGAACCCTGCAGGGACTGTTCGAACTCAGCGACACGGCGTTCGTCGGCTCCGGAGTGTTCTCCTCCGCTGCGAGCATGGACAAACACTTCACGAAGTCGCTCATGGCTCAGGCCGGCATCCCCACCTGCCCGTGGGAGCTTGTGACCGAGACGATGTGGGCCGCAGACCGCGCCGAGGCGGAGAACCGTGTGGCCGGGCTCGGCCTGCCCGTCTTCGTCAAACCCGCCCGCGCCGGATCGTCCATGGGAGTCAGCCGGGTCGCCGAGGCCGCCGACCTCGAAGCCGCCCTGCTCGGTGCCTTCGAACACGACTCCAAAGTCATCGTCGAACCCGAAGTCAGCGGCCGTGAGGTCGAATGCGCCGTGCTCGGTTCCGTCTATGACACGGAGCTGCGCGTGTCCGCACCGGGGGAGATCCGCGTGAGCGGAGATCATTCCTTCTACGATTTCGATGCCAAGTACCTCGACCTCGCCGCCGCTGAGGTCACGTGTCCGGCCGACCTCGACGAGACGGTGACGGCCCGGGTTCGGGAGCTGGCCGCCTCGGTGTTCCGCCTCTTCGACTGCACCGGACTCGCCCGCGTCGACACTTTCGTCACGGACACCGGAGACGTCGTCATCAACGAACTCAACACCCTGCCCGGGTTCACCCCCACCTCGGCGTACCCGTTCATGTGGGCGCAGTCGGGACTCGACTACTCCGAACTCATCGGCGAACTCATCTCGATCGCCCTGATCGACCACTCCCGCGCGAAGTGA